The Cyprinus carpio isolate SPL01 chromosome A5, ASM1834038v1, whole genome shotgun sequence genome has a segment encoding these proteins:
- the LOC109081205 gene encoding uncharacterized protein LOC109081205, giving the protein MKVLLYMCFILFVTDKATGQTTNPACDNVNDFDQCLDNGGICDETISRCTCFEGQPFCRCNSQKDEFYMDENCTQRWTVVTFALVASLPGLTLAVLVGVVVYMIMLPSNKSHTGASEGKTTPKTASKGQDLFPGFSFASDINGRPPPNMKPVQEDHVPMTAMPNRPYSSSSGVHPSVDSMTDGRHHEPNSMYTGMRDPPVGGPVQPYSNGAVRGQTVSNPYARDTPSRNPYKEHSPSADHHSDYRPHAPSHTYDDLKPNQPYAPAPLYASSEHGNLRNGFPRPQLNLQY; this is encoded by the exons ATGAAGGTCTTACTGTACATGTGTTTTATCTTGTTTGTTACTGACAAAGCAACTGGACAGACAACAAACC CTGCCTGTGATAATGTTAATGACTTTGACCAATGTTTGGATAATGGAGGGATCTGTGATGAGACAATTAGCAGATGTACCTGTTTCGAGGGACAACCATTCTGTCG GTGCAACAGTCAAAAGGATGAGTTTTACATGGATGAAAACTGCACTCAGAGATGGACAGTAGTGACCTTTGCCCTGGTGGCATCTCTGCCTGGTCTCACACTCGCTGTGTTGGTTGGGGTGGTTGTTTACATGATAATGTTACCATCAAACAAGAGCCACACAGG tgcCAGTGAAGGAAAGACGACACCCAAGACAGCCTCTAAAGGGCAAGACTTGTTCCCTGGATTTTCTTTTGCTTCTGATATTAAT GGTCGACCTCCACCTAACATGAAACCTGTACAAGAAGATCATGTTCCCATGACAGCCATGCCCAACCGTCCCTATag TTCATCCAGCGGTGTGCATCCATCTGTTGACAGCATGACTGATGGACGACACCATGAGCCAAACAG TATGTACACTGGCATGCGTGACCCTCCTGTGGGAGGTCCTGTGCAGCCTTACAG CAATGGCGCAGTTCGGGGTCAGACTGTTAGCAACCCTTATGCTAGAGATACACCCAGCCGAAACCCCTATAAAGAACACAGCCCTTCTGCAGACCACCACAGTGATTACAGACCACATGCCCCTTCACACACATATGATGACCTG AAACCGAACCAGCCCTATGCTCCTGCTCCACTCTATGCTTCCTCTGAGCATGGAAACCTCCGCAATGGATTTCCACGACCTCAATTAAATCTACAATACTAg